The following is a genomic window from Thiovulum sp. ES.
AAATATTAAATTTTCCTAAAACCATATGCTATAATCGTGTTAAATTTTAGCAAGATTAAAAAAAGGATTTGGATGAGAATCTTGATTATCGAAGATGAGCCAACTCTAAAAAAAACACTTCTCGAAGGTTTAAAAGAGTATGGTTATCAGAGTGATGAGGTGAGTAGCATAAAAGATGCTGAATACTACCTTGACATTAGAAATTATGACTTGATTCTTATGGACTGGATGCTACCAGATGGAAACGGAATCGACCTCATCGCACAAATTAAGCAAAAATCATCAAAAACAATTATTGTTATGCTTTCAGCACGAGACGATACAGCATCGGAAGTCGAAGCATTCAGACGAGGGACTGATGATTATATTAAAAAACCTTTTGACTTTGAAGTTCTTATTGCAAGAATTGAAGCACGATTACGATTTGGTGGTAGCAATATCATTGAAATTGGAAGCCTGAAAATCAATCCTGAAGAGGAGAAGATTCTTTATCAAAATCGTGAAATTGAGTTAAAGGGAAAACCTTTTGAAGTTTTGACACATCTTGCAAGACACAGAGATCAAATCGTCTCAAAAGAGCAACTTCTTGATGCAATTTGGGAAGAACCTGAACTTGTAACACCAAATGTAATTGAAGTCGCAATTAACCAAATCCGACAAAAAATGGACAAACCTTTAAACATCACAACAATTGAAACGGTCAGAAGAAGAGGTTATCGTTTTTGTTTTCCAAAAGGGGTTTAGTTAGTTTAAAGTTCTTTTTGATTTTTTCAATAATAATCTTTGTTTTCACAACTTCAGTTATTTACACAATCAGAAGCATGATTCTCAAAACTGAAGTTGATGAGATGA
Proteins encoded in this region:
- a CDS encoding response regulator with CheY-like receiver domain and winged-helix DNA-binding domain (PFAM: Response regulator receiver domain; Transcriptional regulatory protein, C terminal), translated to MRILIIEDEPTLKKTLLEGLKEYGYQSDEVSSIKDAEYYLDIRNYDLILMDWMLPDGNGIDLIAQIKQKSSKTIIVMLSARDDTASEVEAFRRGTDDYIKKPFDFEVLIARIEARLRFGGSNIIEIGSLKINPEEEKILYQNREIELKGKPFEVLTHLARHRDQIVSKEQLLDAIWEEPELVTPNVIEVAINQIRQKMDKPLNITTIETVRRRGYRFCFPKGV